The Rhodococcus sp. X156 genome window below encodes:
- a CDS encoding N-acetylmuramoyl-L-alanine amidase produces the protein MTAAAAGPLAGKLVVLDPGHNGGNADNPDPLDERVPNGRGGTAGCNSTGTSTDDNYAEHAFNWSVAQHARSLLEDQGASVRLTRGDNDGVGPCVDRRAAIGNTAGADVVVSIHADGADSDEHGFHVIYNDPPLNDAQAGPAVRLASVLRDAMVEQGHQPATYLAGAGIATRDDLANLNLSTRPTVLIECINMRNPVEAERAASEEGRADYARGIAEGIRQYLAGG, from the coding sequence GTGACCGCTGCCGCTGCCGGTCCCCTGGCGGGCAAGCTCGTGGTGCTCGACCCCGGACACAACGGGGGCAACGCGGACAACCCCGACCCCCTCGACGAGCGGGTGCCCAACGGACGCGGCGGCACAGCCGGGTGCAACAGCACCGGGACCTCCACCGACGACAACTACGCCGAGCACGCCTTCAACTGGTCGGTGGCGCAGCACGCCCGGTCCCTGCTGGAGGACCAGGGGGCGTCCGTGCGGCTCACCCGGGGCGACAACGACGGCGTGGGCCCCTGCGTGGACCGCCGGGCCGCGATCGGCAACACCGCCGGCGCCGACGTGGTGGTGAGCATCCACGCCGACGGTGCCGACTCCGACGAGCACGGCTTCCACGTGATCTACAACGACCCGCCGCTCAACGACGCCCAGGCCGGACCCGCGGTGCGGCTGGCCTCCGTGCTGCGCGACGCCATGGTGGAGCAGGGCCACCAGCCGGCCACCTACCTGGCCGGTGCGGGCATCGCCACCCGCGACGACCTGGCCAACCTCAACCTCTCCACCCGACCCACCGTCCTCATTGAGTGCATCAACATGCGCAACCCGGTGGAGGCCGAACGGGCGGCCAGCGAGGAGGGTCGCGCCGACTACGCCCGCGGCATCGCCGAGGGGATCCGGCAGTACCTGGCCGGGGGCTGA
- a CDS encoding N-acetylmuramoyl-L-alanine amidase: MLTRRGAGGLVLAAVLLTGCQGAQTPAPAEAPAPLTTELSVPAPSPPPAPAASSAAPAVRPLTGKLVVLDPGHNGGTDPAALNAQVPNGRGRTKACNTTGTSTAEGYAEHAFTWALAQQVQQLLTAQGATVRLTRDSDSGLGPCVDQRAAAGAGADVVVSLHGDGAPPSGRGFHVAYSAPPLSAVQSGPSVRLATTMRDAMVAGGLTPSTYLGSDGLNPRSDLAGLNLATGPAVLVECANLRNPAEAAAVSTPAGRTPYARAIADGITRFLTTG; the protein is encoded by the coding sequence GTGCTGACCAGGCGCGGGGCGGGCGGGCTCGTGCTGGCGGCCGTCCTGCTCACGGGCTGCCAGGGCGCGCAGACCCCCGCACCCGCCGAGGCACCGGCTCCGCTGACGACGGAGCTGTCCGTCCCCGCACCCAGCCCGCCGCCGGCCCCTGCCGCAAGCTCCGCCGCGCCGGCCGTGCGTCCGCTCACCGGAAAGCTGGTGGTGCTGGACCCGGGGCACAACGGCGGCACCGACCCCGCCGCCCTCAACGCGCAGGTGCCCAACGGTCGCGGCCGCACCAAGGCCTGCAACACCACCGGCACCTCCACCGCCGAGGGTTACGCCGAGCACGCGTTCACCTGGGCGCTGGCCCAGCAGGTGCAGCAGCTGCTGACCGCCCAGGGCGCGACGGTGCGCCTCACCCGCGACAGCGACAGCGGGCTGGGCCCGTGCGTGGACCAGCGCGCCGCCGCCGGTGCCGGTGCGGACGTGGTGGTGAGCCTGCACGGCGACGGGGCACCGCCCAGCGGCCGCGGGTTCCACGTGGCGTACTCCGCCCCGCCCCTGAGCGCCGTGCAGAGTGGCCCGTCGGTCCGGCTGGCCACCACGATGCGTGACGCGATGGTGGCCGGTGGGCTCACCCCGTCCACCTACCTGGGCAGCGACGGGCTCAACCCGCGGTCCGACCTCGCCGGGCTGAACCTCGCCACCGGCCCCGCCGTGCTGGTGGAGTGCGCCAACCTGCGCAACCCCGCCGAGGCTGCCGCGGTGTCCACCCCTGCTGGTCGCACGCCCTACGCGCGGGCCATCGCCGACGGCATCACCCGCTTCCTGACCACCGGCTGA
- a CDS encoding Z1 domain-containing protein, whose product MDEVLSHGPLGEKPDMITGLALGYVQSGKTTNIIGLAAAAADAGYRIIVALLGRTNILVDQNGRRIRDALIEGRRDYKWQEVGGLKGSSGGQRVASELARGRILLVPTIKHAKRISDLASAFGHANLTDCPVLVIDDEADQASLNTAVKKGGESATYAAISGLRSVLDTHMYIQYTATPYAPLLLDLNDHLLPHFVTFLQPGPGYMGGREFFVDHAPTVIRPIPTSDEQAPKVLPQRLPRSLEAALANFLVGAASLLWRNEGLEPVSLLVHSTQRNNVQDRYFFLLQRVLKKWTASTDAAVVFGDVERGLRDEYARLVTVGALLPDPVQLLPHLRRALREATCWLVNSESAVKAIQWNASPVHILVGGSKLDRGFTVEGLTVTYMNRPASSQVDTLEQRARAFGYRGELLPYCQFFATPRTLKVLRETVFTEYDLRARLRDVLDRGGSVHRWAREVGLLLPTQAQPTRAGVIGALNRFNASGDGWHSLRQPSMAPADRSVNGALISRLGLLKADRVQFGRLAFRTLHATLDEILSDLLEPWRLSSYSAGWRREDILDHLKRMDGGTTVPVLLMDDQRDGPRARKWDELGFVNLFQGRDTSHRMDGYPGDRATPPGGSSSVAVQVHFVVPKFQDMAPVHTLAIRLTDMQTARRQEDD is encoded by the coding sequence GTGGATGAGGTGTTGTCCCATGGGCCCCTTGGTGAGAAGCCGGACATGATCACTGGGCTCGCCCTTGGATACGTCCAGTCGGGCAAGACCACCAACATCATCGGCCTAGCGGCGGCAGCAGCAGACGCCGGCTACCGGATCATCGTCGCCCTTCTCGGCAGAACGAACATTCTTGTCGATCAGAATGGAAGACGAATCCGTGACGCGCTCATAGAAGGGCGACGCGACTACAAGTGGCAGGAGGTTGGAGGGCTCAAGGGGTCATCCGGCGGGCAGCGAGTCGCCAGCGAGTTGGCTCGCGGTCGGATTCTTCTAGTACCAACCATTAAGCACGCTAAACGTATAAGCGACCTTGCCTCTGCGTTCGGCCACGCGAACCTTACCGACTGCCCCGTGCTGGTCATCGATGACGAGGCGGATCAGGCATCCCTCAACACCGCGGTGAAGAAGGGCGGGGAGAGTGCCACATATGCTGCGATCTCGGGGCTGCGCTCAGTACTCGACACTCATATGTACATCCAGTACACAGCAACGCCGTACGCGCCACTGCTGCTCGACCTCAATGACCATCTACTCCCTCATTTTGTCACCTTCTTGCAGCCGGGTCCGGGGTACATGGGGGGACGCGAGTTTTTCGTCGATCACGCCCCGACAGTTATTAGGCCGATCCCGACTAGCGATGAGCAGGCCCCGAAGGTTCTCCCGCAGCGACTGCCACGCAGCCTTGAAGCCGCACTCGCCAACTTTCTGGTTGGCGCTGCGTCGTTGCTCTGGCGGAACGAAGGACTGGAGCCGGTGAGTCTCCTTGTCCACTCCACCCAACGGAACAACGTCCAGGATCGATACTTCTTTCTTCTTCAGCGCGTGCTGAAGAAGTGGACAGCGAGCACCGACGCCGCAGTTGTGTTCGGCGACGTGGAGAGGGGCCTTCGCGACGAGTACGCACGCTTGGTCACGGTGGGTGCCCTCCTGCCGGATCCGGTTCAGTTGCTGCCTCACCTGCGGCGCGCCCTGCGAGAGGCTACCTGTTGGCTGGTGAACTCGGAGTCGGCCGTCAAGGCGATCCAGTGGAATGCTTCTCCTGTTCACATTCTCGTCGGTGGAAGCAAACTTGACCGGGGCTTTACCGTCGAGGGGCTCACTGTCACGTATATGAACCGACCAGCCAGTAGCCAGGTCGACACCTTGGAGCAGCGGGCCCGAGCCTTTGGGTACCGGGGTGAGCTGCTGCCCTACTGCCAGTTTTTTGCCACACCGCGCACGCTAAAGGTCCTCCGGGAGACCGTATTCACGGAGTACGACTTGCGGGCGCGTTTGCGTGACGTCCTGGACAGGGGAGGATCGGTCCACAGGTGGGCACGAGAAGTCGGGCTTCTTCTACCGACCCAAGCGCAGCCCACGCGGGCGGGCGTTATTGGTGCGCTAAACAGATTCAACGCTTCGGGCGACGGCTGGCACTCGCTGCGGCAACCCAGCATGGCCCCGGCCGACCGGAGTGTAAATGGGGCGCTCATCAGCAGGCTAGGCTTGCTCAAGGCCGATCGGGTGCAGTTTGGCAGACTTGCTTTTCGAACGCTTCACGCGACCCTGGATGAGATATTGAGCGATCTGCTTGAGCCTTGGCGGCTTAGTTCGTACAGCGCGGGTTGGCGCCGTGAAGACATACTTGATCACCTGAAAAGAATGGACGGGGGGACCACCGTTCCAGTTCTGCTCATGGATGATCAGAGGGATGGCCCGCGCGCCCGCAAGTGGGACGAGCTAGGCTTCGTAAACCTGTTCCAAGGCAGGGATACCTCGCATCGGATGGACGGATATCCCGGGGATCGCGCCACACCGCCAGGTGGGTCGTCGTCCGTTGCCGTTCAAGTCCACTTCGTTGTGCCGAAATTTCAAGACATGGCTCCTGTCCACACTTTAGCAATTCGTCTCACCGATATGCAGACAGCCCGGAGGCAGGAAGATGACTGA
- a CDS encoding maleylpyruvate isomerase family mycothiol-dependent enzyme: MAADEQVLASYIQAWRSSADDVLELLRSLDADDWSRPTDLAGWDVHAVAAHLAHIEAELAGVPQPRVDVPDLPHLTGKMSRYTESGCIARVDWTPGQIIDELDSSVQARAKSLAANPPSDAASPAAVTPGGTPWSWEVLLSNRVVDMWMHEQDIRRAVGRPGHLDTAGAAHCVGVFSRALPVVVGKRVAPPAGTVVALEVSGPHGFTAAVEVGEDGRARTPQQPPSSPTVSLAMDTETFTMLGGGRRSPDAMSDRLTIGGDQTLVLQVLTALAVTP, from the coding sequence ATGGCAGCCGATGAGCAGGTTCTCGCGTCCTACATCCAGGCGTGGCGCAGCAGCGCTGACGACGTGCTGGAGCTGCTGCGCTCCCTGGACGCTGACGACTGGAGCCGGCCCACCGACCTGGCCGGCTGGGACGTGCACGCCGTCGCCGCGCACCTGGCCCACATCGAGGCCGAGCTGGCCGGTGTGCCGCAGCCGCGGGTGGACGTGCCCGACCTGCCGCACCTCACCGGGAAGATGTCGCGCTACACCGAGTCCGGCTGCATCGCGCGCGTCGACTGGACGCCGGGACAGATCATCGACGAGCTCGACTCCTCGGTTCAGGCGCGCGCCAAGAGCCTCGCCGCCAACCCGCCCAGCGACGCCGCCTCGCCCGCAGCGGTGACCCCGGGCGGGACCCCGTGGAGCTGGGAGGTGCTGCTGAGCAACCGCGTGGTGGACATGTGGATGCACGAGCAGGACATCCGGCGCGCCGTGGGCCGGCCGGGCCACCTGGACACCGCTGGTGCCGCGCACTGCGTCGGGGTGTTTTCCCGCGCCCTGCCCGTCGTGGTCGGCAAGCGGGTGGCACCCCCCGCCGGCACCGTCGTGGCGCTGGAGGTGTCCGGTCCGCACGGGTTCACCGCCGCGGTGGAGGTCGGCGAGGACGGCCGCGCCCGCACTCCGCAGCAGCCGCCCAGCTCGCCCACCGTCAGCCTGGCCATGGACACCGAGACCTTCACGATGCTCGGCGGTGGGCGCCGCAGCCCGGACGCGATGTCCGACCGCCTCACCATCGGCGGCGACCAGACTCTCGTCCTGCAGGTGCTCACCGCGCTGGCCGTGACTCCCTGA